One Scylla paramamosain isolate STU-SP2022 chromosome 6, ASM3559412v1, whole genome shotgun sequence DNA segment encodes these proteins:
- the LOC135101682 gene encoding serine proteinase stubble-like has translation MGSATPSAAGVADLQVILISYEFNTRKFSMVITRRSVLPQLQQQAALGHCRQLVPLVCVLGGPEPPPPHPALTHWIPTKPLPAPPCGGGGGLRPARPGPITFRLGAKGALRLPRPDLKGFLPQEEEEEEEEARVPPRGTRQRLRRALRPAPPGPRAPPHPPSATPVPTTASVPRPTPGATQSCPPLRPLLPLKQQQQQQQPQQVYSWPYPPQPQQFQYPYDAAEGTDTATTTTTTATTATTRVIQVLPQYASTPQPHSPMTVQAGNVIQATTTMTTMTTTTTMTTATTTTTTTTTTTTTTTTTTTTTTTALSVAQKEQSQAENKD, from the exons ATGGG atctgccaccccgagtgcggctggggtggcggatcttcaggtgatccttaTTTCCTATGAATTCAACACCAGGAAGTTTTCAATGGTCATCACCAGACGCAGCGTCCTACCACAGCTTCAACAGCAGGCAGCACTCGGACACTGCCGACAACTAGTCCCCT TAGTGTGTGTGCTGGGAGGACCTGAGCCACCTCCACCCCACCCTGCCCTGACACACTGGATCCCCACCAaacctctccctgcccctccctgtgggggaggaggaggtctgcgcCCCGCCCGCCCCGGCCCAATCACCTTCAGGCTTGGGGCAAAGGGTGCGCTGCGGCTGCCCCGCCCTGACCTGAAGGGCTTCctgccacaggaggaggaggaggaggaggaagaggcgcggGTGCCCCCCCGGGGGACACGACAGCGGCTACGACGAGCCCTCCGTCCTGCACCCCCCGGCCCCCGagccccgccccacccaccATCAGCCACACCAGTCCCTACCACAGCCTCTGTCCCCCGCCCCACACCAGGAGCGACTCAGAGCTGCCCTCCGCTGCGCCCCCTGCTCCCcctaaagcagcagcagcagcagcaacagccacaGCAGGTGTACAGCTGGCCCTACCCTCCACAACCACAGCAG TTCCAGTACCCTTATGATGCAGCTGAGGGGACtgacactgccaccaccaccaccaccactgccaccaccgccacaacaagggTTATTCAGGTGTTGCCCCAATATGCTTCAACCCCACAGCCCCACTCCCCCATGACagtgcaggcagggaatgtcatacag gctaccaccaccatgaccaccatgaccaccaccaccaccatgaccaccgccaccaccaccaccaccaccaccaccaccaccaccaccaccaccaccaccaccaccaccaccaccaccacagcactcagcgtggcacagaaggaacagagccaggcggaaaacaaggactaa